Proteins from a genomic interval of Harpia harpyja isolate bHarHar1 chromosome 9, bHarHar1 primary haplotype, whole genome shotgun sequence:
- the KMT5A gene encoding N-lysine methyltransferase KMT5A — translation MTAGGRAGHGSGAYLPPLFLGKNMPKARAGGAEEASPESAERKGPGRPRAGGENVFIGQSKIYSYLNPNKTPGARPPLQEENSVMYHEVKCQGKTLNETYRKGDEKKSGGNIIEGAMKPEDQKDKEGGCNTSVPSSDQNQETVETQKTPLPSDCADEANAKPAQKKMVKAKRGPRRKTQGRTPNRKVTDYYPVRRSSRKSKSELETEERRKIDELITSGKEEGMKIDYIDGKGRGVIATKHFNRGEFVVEYHGDLIEITDAKKREAVYAQDPSTGCYMYYFQYLSKTYCVDATKETNRLGRLINHSKCGNCQTKLHDIDGVPHLILIASRDIKAGEELLYDYGDRSKASIEAHPWLKH, via the exons ATGACCGCGGGCGGCCGTGCCGGACATGGCTCAGGCGCCTATCTTCCCCCCTTGTTCCTAGGGAAGAACATGCCCAAGGCCAGGGCGGGCGGCGCGGAGGAGGCGAGCCCCGAGAGCGCCGAGAGGAagggccccggccgcccccgggccggCGGG GAGAATGTGTTTATTGGTCAATCCAAAATCTACAGCTACCTGAATCCTAACAAAACTCCTGGTGCTCGCCCACCGCTTCAAGAGGAAAACTCTGTCATGTATCACGAGGTGAAATGTCAGGGCAAAACACTAAATGAAACCTACAGGAAAGGAGACG AAAAAAAGAGTGGTGGCAATATAATTGAAGGTGCTATGAAACCAGAAGACCAGAAGGATAAAGAAGGTGGGTGCAATACTTCGGTGCCCTCCTCTGATCAAAACCAAGAAACTGTAGAAACTCAAAAGACGCCCCTGCCTTCAGACTGTGCTGATGAGGCCAATGCAAAGCCAGCTCAGAAAAAGATGGTTAAAGCAAAACGTGGACCAAGAAGAAA AACGCAAGGAAGAACACCAAATCGAAAAGTGACAGATTATTACCCAGTTAGAAGAAGTTCCAGGAAGAGCAAATCTGAATTGGAG actgaggagaggaggaaaatagaTGAGCTAATTACAagtgggaaggaagaaggaatgAAG ATTGATTACATCGATGGCAAAGGGAGAGGAGTAATCGCTACTAAGCATTTTAATCGAGGAGAATTTGTAGTTGAATATCATGGGGATCTCATAGAGATCACTGATGCTAAAAAGCGAGAAGCTGTGTATGCTCAAGATCCATCCACAGGCTGCTATATGTACTATTTTCAGTACCTCAGCAAAACGTACTG TGTTGATGCTACAAAAGAAACTAACCGTCTGGGAAGACTGATTAATCACAGCAAATGTGGCAATTGTCAAACAAAGCTTCATGACATTGATGGTGTGCCTCATCTCATATTGATAGCTTCCAGAGACATTAAAGCAGGTGAAGAACTGTTGTACGACTATGGAGACAGAAGCAAAGCTTCCATTGAAGCTCATCCATGGCTGAAACACTAA
- the RILPL2 gene encoding RILP-like protein 2 isoform X1 produces MQRGREEEGEDEEEEGEDEEEGDGGPERALEKSPFQLTAGDVYDISSVVGRDLLQLSAGPQVPAALARLQFRIVRVLEMLEALVSESSLAEEQLRMERDSLRREVEELRGERSRGSTQQLSLGPDKMIIDLTDPNRPRFTLQELRDVLQERNQLKAQLLVVQEELQCYKSGIISQRKDQTEELEKEASGTSPGTSKDSEEKTIIKRLFSFKHGK; encoded by the exons ATGCAGcggggccgggaggaggagggcgaggacgaggaggaggagggcgaggacgaggaggaggggGATGGCGGCCCGGAGCGGGCTCTGGAGAAGAGCCCCTTCCAGCTGACGGCCGGGGATGTCTATGACATCTCCTCCGTGGTGGGCCGggacctgctgcagctcagcgCCGGGCCGCAGGTGCCCGCCGCCCTGGCCCGGCTGCAGTTCAGGATCGTGAGGGTGCTGGAGATGTTGGAAGCGCTGGTGAGCGAGAGCAGCCTCGCCGAGGAGCAGCTGCGGATGGAGCGGGACAGCCTGCGGCGGGAGGTGGAGGAGCTGCGGGGAGAGAGGTCCCGAGGGAGCACCCAGCAG CTCAGCCTTGGACCAGATAAAATGATAATAGACCTCACAGATCCAAATCGCCCCCGGTTCACACTACAGGAGCTGCGAGATGTATTGCAAGAGCGTAACCAGCTGAAAGCTCAGCTTCTTGTGGTGCAAGAGGAGCTACAGTGCTATAAGAG TGGGATCATCTCACAGAGAAAGGACCAAactgaagaactggaaaaagaagcCAGTGGCACCAGCCCTGGCACTAGCAAGGACAGCGAAGAGAAGACAATCATCAAACGGCT gttctctTTTAAACATGGAAAATGA
- the RILPL2 gene encoding RILP-like protein 2 isoform X2 — translation MQRGREEEGEDEEEEGEDEEEGDGGPERALEKSPFQLTAGDVYDISSVVGRDLLQLSAGPQVPAALARLQFRIVRVLEMLEALVSESSLAEEQLRMERDSLRREVEELRGERSRGSTQQLSLGPDKMIIDLTDPNRPRFTLQELRDVLQERNQLKAQLLVVQEELQCYKRMERGTATCLAGKLGNSHLFPATWCEPWWLR, via the exons ATGCAGcggggccgggaggaggagggcgaggacgaggaggaggagggcgaggacgaggaggaggggGATGGCGGCCCGGAGCGGGCTCTGGAGAAGAGCCCCTTCCAGCTGACGGCCGGGGATGTCTATGACATCTCCTCCGTGGTGGGCCGggacctgctgcagctcagcgCCGGGCCGCAGGTGCCCGCCGCCCTGGCCCGGCTGCAGTTCAGGATCGTGAGGGTGCTGGAGATGTTGGAAGCGCTGGTGAGCGAGAGCAGCCTCGCCGAGGAGCAGCTGCGGATGGAGCGGGACAGCCTGCGGCGGGAGGTGGAGGAGCTGCGGGGAGAGAGGTCCCGAGGGAGCACCCAGCAG CTCAGCCTTGGACCAGATAAAATGATAATAGACCTCACAGATCCAAATCGCCCCCGGTTCACACTACAGGAGCTGCGAGATGTATTGCAAGAGCGTAACCAGCTGAAAGCTCAGCTTCTTGTGGTGCAAGAGGAGCTACAGTGCTATAAGAG GATGGAAAGAGGAACAGCCACCTGCCTTGCAGGGAAGCTGGGAAACTCCCATCTGTTCCCAGCCACGTGGTGTGAGCCTTGGTGGCTGCGCTGA
- the SNRNP35 gene encoding U11/U12 small nuclear ribonucleoprotein 35 kDa protein, protein MNDWAPIAKEYDPLKAGSIDGTDEEPHDRAIWRAMLARYVPNKGVTGDPHLTLFVARLNLQTTEEKIKEVFSRYGDIRKIRLVRDLVTGFSKGYAFIEYKEERALLKAHRDANRLVIDQHEIFVDFELERTLKGWIPRRLGGGFGGKKESGQLRFGGRDRPFRKPINLPNMKNDFYGEGSAEKRNWSREGTRDWRTRDRDHERSRDKRWPERERSWTWGESERERDSKEERSRGRERKDRDRKDRDRDRSRERDTKKQRDDDKHR, encoded by the coding sequence ATGAATGACTGGGCCCCCATAGCAAAGGAGTACGACCCCCTCAAAGCTGGCAGCATTGATGGCACGGATGAAGAGCCCCACGACCGTGCCATATGGAGGGCTATGCTGGCACGCTACGTACCCAACAAGGGAGTTACAGGAGATCCTCACCTCACCCTGTTCGTAGCAAGGCTCAATCTTCAGACAACAGAAGAGAAGATAAAAGAGGTCTTTTCCCGATATGGAGACATCAGAAAGATCCGTCTGGTTCGAGACCTGGTCACAGGATTTTCCAAGGGTTATGCGTTTATTGAGTACAAAGAGGAGCGTGCTCTCCTGAAGGCCCACAGAGACGCCAACAGGCTGGTTATTGATCAACATGAGATCTTTGTAGACTTTGAACTGGAAAGAACTCTCAAAGGATGGATTCCTCGGAGGCTTGGAGGTGGGTTTGGAGGCAAAAAAGAATCCGGGCAGCTACGGTTTGGAGGACGGGACAGACCTTTCCGAAAACCCATCAATTTGCCAAACATGAAAAATGATTTCTATGGAGAAGGATcggcagagaaaagaaactggtCTCGTGAGGGAACAAGGGACTGGAGAACAAGGGACCGGGACCATGAAAGGAGCAGAGACAAGCGATGGCCAGAAAGGGAGCGGTCGTGGACTTGGGGTGAAAGTGAGAGGGAGAGGGACTCcaaagaggagaggagcagagggagggagaggaaggacaGAGACAGGAAGGACAGGGATAGAGACCGGAGCAGGGAAAGAGATACCAAGAAACAAAGAGATGATGACAAGCATCGATAG